The following coding sequences are from one Nicotiana tabacum cultivar K326 chromosome 1, ASM71507v2, whole genome shotgun sequence window:
- the LOC107808446 gene encoding uncharacterized protein LOC107808446, which produces MSIKKGSVMERFIGIVHVRTTSALFLKKAIVDVLVHHSLSLSSIRGQYYDGASNMQGDIKGLKKLIKQESRSAHSIHCFAYQFQLTLVMISKKCVQVGELILLVSNILNMLGASYKRVDEFRDSQNEKLQEALDMGELKTGRCLNQELGLVRAGDTRWGSHFKSFGNFIHMFGSIIDVLDALVEDASTLDDKAKALGYLKACQTYKVAFWLHLMTDILGITNELNVSLQKKEQDIANVMLLVQVAKKIMQTLRRDNEFFHWKLQELNDRFDEATTDLLHGVACLNPIDSFQVLIRKIMKMDELYPDDFDEFRMSALENQFASYIIFVHDFDEMFSYLNGLSDLSKILVKTKKHSVYPLVFLLVKLALLLPVATATIERAFSAMKFIKNDLRNRMDDDFLGGCIVPYVERKRSI; this is translated from the exons ATGTCGATAAAAAAAGGAAGTGTGATGGAGAGGTTTATTGGCATTGTTCATGTTCGAACTACTAGTGCTTTATTTCTAAAGAAAGCAATAGTTGATGTACTTGTTCATCATTCTTTAAGTTTATCTTCTATACGTGGACAATATTATGATGGGGCAAGCAATATGCAAGGTGATATTAAAGGTCTTAAAAAGTTGATTAAACAAGAAAGTAGATCGGCTCATTCTATTCATTGTTTTGCATATCAATTTCAACTGACTCTTGTTATGATTTCTAAGAAGTGTGTTCAAGTAGGTGAACTTATATTATTGGTTTCAAATATTTTGAATATGTTGGGAGCTTCTTATAAACGTGTGGATGAATTTCGAGATTCTCAAAACGAAAAACTCCAAGAGGCATTAGATATGGGTGAACTAAAAACAGGTAGATGCTTGAATCAAGAACTTGGTCTTGTTAGAGCTGGTGATACTCGTTGGGGATCTCACTTCAAGTCATTTGGAAACTTTATTCATATGTTTGGCTCTATTATTGATGTTCTTGATGCTCTTGTTGAAGATGCAAGTACTTTAGATGATAAAGCTAAGGCATTGGGGTATCTCAAAGCTTGTCAAACATATAAGGTTGCTTTCTGGTTGCATTTAATGACAGATATTTTGGGAATCACAAATGAGTTGAATGTATCCTTACAAAAAAAAGAGCAAGATATTGCAAATGTCATGCTACTAGTTCAAGTAGCAAAGAAAATAATGCAAACTTTAAGGAGGGATAATGAAT TTTTTCATTGGAAACTTCAAGAACTTAATGATCGTTTTGACGAAGCGACGACTGATTTGCTTCATGGAGTTGCTTGTTTGAATCCCATTGACTCATTTCAAGTTTTGATCAGAAAAATAATGAAGATGGATGAATTGTATCCTGATGACTTTGATGAATTTAGGATGAGTGCTCTTGAGAATCAATTTGCGagttatattatttttgttcatGATTTTGATGAAATGTTTTCCTATCTAAATGGGCTTTctgatctttcaaaaatattagtTAAGACAAAAAAGCATTCAGTTTATCCTCTTGTATTTCTCTTAGTGAAACTTGCGTTGCTTCTGCCTGTTGCCACTGCAACTATTGAGAGAGCTTTCTCAGCAATGAAGTTTATCAAAAATGACTTGCGGAATCGAATGGATGATGACTTTTTAGGCGGTTGCATAGTGCCTTATGTAGAAAGAAAGAGAAGTATTTAG